One Eurosta solidaginis isolate ZX-2024a chromosome 1, ASM4086904v1, whole genome shotgun sequence genomic window, agcgcagcaaaattggtccaaaaatacaagtcggacgtttctcaaaacttagaatgcgaaataattcactcgaaacacatttacgaagcaaattttgataaaggcatgtcaccattggaattgctaaatgccatctatgttcaaaatctgtatagaATTTTCGCCAACATTCGTGTtattttacgtatcttttgctctatacctgtcactgttgtAGCTATTGCCGAACGTTCTTtgagcgtccttgcaagaatcaaaaagtttcatagcgagtttcaggacttgtcaCACTTCGTGTTCAATCCGTTtaggcaagacagttaaattttgatattattataaacaagtaaaagtgtataagttcgggtgtaaccgaacattatatacccagcgtgagcttcaattgtacatttaatttcaaataaattacttttctacataacacgtggcaccgcccgttaaaaaaatttctccccatttcctcttacaataaaacttgctaagtgaaatatcattgattcaaaactattttttgctaagttatagcttattattgttcaaaaatcatttagttgatgttgcaacatttttctttttacgtaatccatcaataatgattaatgactgagacgtcattaattcaaattaatcaaatattttagtggattttttatagggtgcccgtaaattgtttagtcccgtgctcggattttctctctacggccctacCCACGTGCCCTTTGCCCAGCACCAAAACTAGAAGGCGTTATATCTGTACGCTCCACTTGACTTATCCTTATTCTTATTTATTCTTTTCAATTTATtgtaacattttaaataatgagaAAATAATACATTTGTGTGAGaacttaaaaaagaaaaatccTTTAAATCTCTAGAAGAtctattattataataatatggAATACCATGTAACTGGTTTAGAAGCATTTCCTGTGCACAATTGATGGGCCAGACTCGTCGTATTCCTGCTTCGAGATCCACAGCTGTTGGAAAGTTGACAGGGAAGCTAGAATGGAACCACCGATCCATACAGAGTATTTACGTTCTGGTCGCGCGATGACTTTGATTTTCATTGTTGATGTTGCTAAAGCGGTGATTTCCTTTTGTATACGATCAGCAAAACCTGGATACATTGTGGTACCACCCGACAATACAGTGTTGGCATACAAATCCTTACGGGTATCAACATAGCACTTCATAATCGAATTATATGTAGTTTCATGAATACCAGATGCTTCCACACCTAAGAATGATGGTTGGAATAGAGCTTCGGGGCAACGGAAACGTTCATTACCAATTGTGATCACTTGACCATCAGGTAATTCATAAGATTTCTCCAATGATGAACTTGATGCAGCTGTAGCCATTTCTTGTTCAAAGTCAAGTGCAACATAGCACAATTTTTCCTTAATATCACGTACAATTTCACGTTCGGCAGTTGTAGTAAATGAATAACCACGTTCAGCCAAAATCTTCATCAAGTAGTCGGTTACAACATCACGACCAGTCAAATTTAAGCGTAGAATGGCGCGTGACTGCGCATAACCTTTATAGATGGGAACAGTTTGCGGTACACCATCACCACAATCCGGCACAATACCAGTGGTACGACCGGAGGCATATAGCGATAGCACTGCCTGTATGGCAACATACATGGCAGGTGTGTTGAATGTTTCGAACATGATTTGTGTCATCTTCTCACGGTTGGACTTTGGATTTAAGGGTGCTTCAGTACAATACCGTGTTCAATAGGGTATTTTAGTGTTAGGATACAACGTTTGCTTTGTCACCGACAGATGAATCTTTTTTGCCCATACCAACCATAACACCCTGATGACGTGGGCGTCCCACAATTGAAGGGAATACAGCGCGGGGGGCTACATCACCGGCAAAACCAGCTTTGCACATACCGGAACCATTGTCAACAACTAACGCAGCAACTTCTTCTGTACACATTTTGTCTTGAGCTCGGTGGGGCGCTTGAGGCACCATCCTTGGTTGGTGTTGATCAATAGTGGAAGTACTTGGTCTTACAAGTGTTATGAGCGTATCATTGGTAGCTATTGAGTCGTTCCTTTCACTTGCTATTGTCTTTTTACGTTTACGTACCTTACCGCCATTTATGATATTCTTTGTGTGGTGGCCCTTTGTTAAGCTAGCACGTCTAGCATTACGTTGTAATTTTAAGCAACCCGATAATCCTCTACCAGTCACATTTATAAGCAGCCCGTTAGTGATATGCGCACGCAGTTGCTTGATCAATGCGTAGCATCTTGACGTTATCTCGATATGATATTTCTCGTTGATATATTTCTTTAGTTTTTGCAATGAGAATCCCCGTGAGCTATTGAGTTCGTGAACTGCTTCATCTACCATCACTTGAGTTGTGGGCAATTTACGTGTATTTAAGCGTATATTGTAAACGTGGGAGGATCCACTAGCGTGGAATGTGCATTGGGTAGAGTTGAGTCCAATTGCATTGTTAAACAAAACAAGTTAACGAAGTAGAGGAgcaaaataaaacactaaaaaagtaaaataactaaaaaagtaaaaacaaaaaataacagcaTATTATAAAGAAGAAGAAGTAAGATTTACAGATGCATAACGAAAGAAAGAACTTTGGTTGGGACAAATTTAAAAAGGGGAACGAAATTTAACTCATTTTGGGGAATAATGATAAAAAGCAAAAGCAAAAAGTTATTATTATAAACACAAATAttcattaaatattttattacaaaacaaaatttgtAATGGTAACATTATATCAAAATCCGGCAACCAATTAGCCGTTGTGTTTTTATGAAAGTGGCAACGCACAGATAAGAAGTCTTTGAACAAACTTATAGTACATATAGTCATAGAGTTTATTCTTAATTTGCACTTAAAGGTTGAACTGGCaacaaaatctccatcgcctaTATGTATAAAAGCTTGAAGAGTTTAAGCTTTGGTACCTAAggtgatattaaacaaattaatgaaTACTCGCCGCTATTTGTAGActctgtagactcatgacgggtattcggactggacactgtcttgtggcgtcacatgcctttaaattaggcttggtcagtgatagcagatataggaagtgctggttggaggaggaaacgatcgggcaCGTTTTTTGTTCGtactctgcgcttgccaggctaaaactctagctattgggagtgatacagatgtcagatctaaaagcagcaagtagcttaagtcctagaaagcttatagtatttgccaggaggacagagttattttataacattggtcctggattttgataggagttttcagtttggtcttggtcgttaaaacaaacttcttgtaatactacggactcattcagtctatgcgaggtcctcatggaccggccagttcaaccttacctaacctggCGCTATTTACCTCCGAGGTGATTGTGGCTGAACTTGACTGCTATTTTCGTcttgctcctcttaattttcggtacaaatttgcgggacgggacctacattttttttCCGAATCCCAACAGTAGCTGAATTTTCATTGAGACGATTTCCATGACAGCAGTACAATCGGGGAGTTTGCTtaatcactgccgagggccgactgTGCTTAAAAAATCCTTcttctaataaaaaaattttttttctaaaattttgatattgcttttcccggggcgtgaacccacaGGATCTTCCGTGTCCAGCGTTAATGAACCGTTCGCACCCAGTTTTCTGAAAAATAGCATTGTTACTATGTgcaagaaaaacttaaaattttgttgtaCTTTACAATAATTTtccgaaataaaaataaaacttataaCTGTTACCTTAGCTGAAGTAAACCCTACATTTTAGTAAGTTTTTCGCCCCTTTAAACCTGTACATCTTACTTACTTACACTTCTCCTTACActgcttttatttttatactcagctgagaagagctcacagagtatattaatttcgttcgtataacggtaccccgtaacggcgtgaactaattgagatagatatagacttctatatatcaaaatgatctgggcgaaaagagaaattcatttagccatgtccgtccatccgtccgtccgcccgtctgaccttaaacacgataacttgagtaaattttgaggtatattaatgaaatttggtacgaaagttcttgggcattcatctcagaccgttatttaaaatgaaagaaatcggactataaccacgcccactttttcgatatcgaaaatttcgaaaaaccgaaaaagtgcgataattcattaacaaagacggataaagcgatgaaacttggtaggtgggttgaccttattacgtaaaatagaaaattagtaaaaattcggacaatgggcgtggcaccgcccacttttgaaagaaggtaatttaaaagcttggcaagctgtaatttggcagtcgttgagggtatcatgatgaaatttggcaggaacgttactcctattatttactatatgtgtgctaaataaaaattagaaaaattagttcacgtatttatccgaactcactttatcttggtattaataatgggcgaaatctgactatgaccacccactttttctatatcgaaaaatgaaaaaaacatggtaattggattggttttttgacgcaaaatataactttagaaaaaactttgtaaaatgggcgaaatcaaaagcccttggaatcatggcaggaatactgttcgtggtattacatatataaatagctTAGCCGTACCAGAAAAATGATATTCttggtcaccctgatccacattttggtcgatatctcgaaaacgtcttcacatatacaactaagggccactccattttaaaaccctcattaacacctttcacttgacaCTCATATCGTcaaaaacacattctacagtcacccctggtccacttttatggcaatatctcgaagaggcgtccacttttagagctaatgcccactcccttttaaaatactcattaccacctttcatctgatacccatatcgtacaaacatattctggagtcaccccggtctacctttatggcgatatatcgaaaaggcgtccatgtacagaactaaagcccactccattttaaaatactctttaataccttccatttgatacccatgtcatacaaacacattccagggttaccctaggttcattttcctatatggtgattttcccttattttgtctccaaaactctcagctgagtatgtattgttcggttacacccgaacttagccttccttacttgtttgctttTACTTTTGAATATATTTTGCAAATCTGTTGTTTTATTATGTTCATTCTAAATCAATTGATATCCTTAAAACGTACTGCGAATCAATTATACCCAATGCACACTCCACTCCACCCAGTTTTCTGAAAAATACCACTGTTATTCTGTGCAAGAAAAACTTAAAGTTTTGTTGTACTGTGCAATAATTttccgaaataaaattaaaacttataaCTGTTACGTTCCCTGAACAAAACCCTATATTTTAGTAATGTTTTTTCGCTTCTTTGAACCTGtgcatcttacttacttactcttCTCCTTACACTGCTTTTATCTTTTGCTTTTACTTTTGACATTATTTTGCTAATCTGGTGTTTTATTTTGTTCATCTActtggttaaaattttttgttaaatcatTGTTATCCTTAAAATGTACTGGGAATCAATTATACCCAATGCACACTCCACGTTAATGGAGTTTTTGAAGCATGGAGCACATTCAAATACACAAAAATTGCCCACAACCCAAGTAATGGTAGATGAAGCAATTCACGAACTCAATAGCTCACGGGGATTCTCGCTGCAAAAACTAAAGAAATATATCAACGAGAAATATCATATCGAGATAACGTCAAGACGTTACGCATTGATCAAGGAGCAATTGCGTTTGCAGATCACCGATGGGATACTTATAAATGTGACTGGCCGAGGATTATCGGGTTGCTTAAAATTACAATCAAAAGCTAAACTCAAAAAAGCTAGCTTGACGAAAGTTTATCACACAATGAATATCGTAAATGAAGAAAAGGTGCGCAAACGCAAGAAGTCAGCAAATAAAGCAACAGCTAAAAGCGATATGATATTTACCGCAACACCAAGTACGCCCACTAATGATCAGCATCAACCAAGAATGATGCCTCTAGCACCACATCGCAGCTCTGTAGCCGATCTCAGTCAATTGGAGTTCGCTGAAGGAACGCCTTGTAGTTCTGGTGGCGGTGAAAAGACGAGTAGACGTCGGCTGTTCCGGATTGCGAGTTCGCAGGTGTTTTAAGAAATTGATTTTCTTTCGAAGTACTAACTAACATCGCTTAGTGTATGTTTCATTGTTATGGAGCTGGATTCCATATAAATGACGctgagtacaattttttttttttaagaaaacgtTCTTCGAAATAAAATTCGATTATAATGTTTTCACCAAATGTAAAGATGTTTACATTTATGTACAAGAGAAGTGGGCcaatcatatatacatatttctcaATAGAAGCTTAAATCAATTAAGTTACCGAACTTTATACTACATTGTTGATGTGAAATTGCTTTACTTTCTTATTATATATTCTTGGAGCACTCTTGATTAGTTAATTTTGCGCAATTTATATTACTTGGTGCGCATATACTTATTTAATGTATTTACTGAAAATATTCATGTTTATTTTGAGGTGGACTTTCTTAAAGTTCTTTTGCACACGAAAAATGTGGGGCGCTATGTTCCTGCTGAAAAGTGTCAAAAAGTAAATTGATTACCCTTTCAGTTGCCCAAATGAAATTTCAAAGTTAgtcttttttattcaaatatacGCGTATCTTAAAAATAACtgaatttatttaattgaattaagCAGCTATCCAAAATAATATTTGTTTCTTAAGTTTCAGAAAAATCACAGAAATTTCAATAAGTATAACAAATTTTTTGGAAGAATTATGCGTCATATATTTTGTTCGAGTCACTATTATAATTcttataaattgaaaattttaattatcaGATGTTTTTTATTAAGTGagtgcagaattttgt contains:
- the LOC137244801 gene encoding histone H1.1, embryonic-like: MYWESIIPNAHSTLMEFLKHGAHSNTQKLPTTQVMVDEAIHELNSSRGFSLQKLKKYINEKYHIEITSRRYALIKEQLRLQITDGILINVTGRGLSGCLKLQSKAKLKKASLTKVYHTMNIVNEEKVRKRKKSANKATAKSDMIFTATPSTPTNDQHQPRMMPLAPHRSSVADLSQLEFAEGTPCSSGGGEKTSRRRLFRIASSQVF